In Myxococcaceae bacterium JPH2, the DNA window GGACATAGAGACTCCAGCGCTGCAGGGTGCTCGCACCCCCCGAGAGCCCTGTCATCGACAGCCAGGGGTCCGGCAGCGGCCTCAATGCCGGTCCCTGCGCAAGGATCGCGGCACGTGTCGACTCGTCAACATCAAGCCTCGCTTGCGCTGCCTCCTGTGGCGCCGCGATGCCGTCAGGAGTCCCGCCGGCCTGGAGCCGACTCTCCAGGGCCGTCTGCGTCTCGGGAGTTGGGTCAATGCAGCCCAATGCCAAAACGCTGCAGACTGTGAGTGTGCGCGCTCTTCTCAGCATGGTTCCCCTCCTGCTCTGATTTGGACCCGGATGACGCTCTCATGCGCGGCAAGAACCACAACCGCATGGAGGTCAGCGCGGCATCATGCGGCAACAGCTCCATTCCTGACCAGAGGGTGTCTGCCAATCCCTTATGCTCAGGGGCCCAGTTGGCCCAATCCGTAGCGCTCCTTGCCGCGCAAGAGTCGATAACGCGTGGTCATTCATCGACACCGACTGAAGCGGCCAGGACCGGTCAACGCTCTCCGAGCGGACCGGTGGATGGGCCCCAGGGCCTGGCAATCGAAGTCCGTGTCCTACGGTGCAATGGGGCGCGAAGCTCCCATGCCCCGTTTCCGCGCTCGGGATGGCCCGAACAGATAGGCGGTCACGAGTTCGAGCGCCTCCGCCGCGATGTCATCCACCGAAAGTCCGTCGTGCGGTTCGAGCACCGCGCGATGGGTCAGCGCCTCGATGACCGTCTGCACGATGAACGCGGCCATCTGGGGCGTGCGCCCGTTCAGCACCGCGCGATGGGCCTCGAAGAACTCCACGAACTTCTCCATCAGGATGTCGCCCGTGTGCGGACCGCTCTTGATGCGCCGACGGGGCACTTCTTCCTTGAAGACCTTGTGGAGCTTGGGGTTGACGCGATGTGCTTCGAGCGCAGCCTGGATGACGGCCTGGAGCGTCTGGCGCGGGTCGGCGTCGTCATGCACGAAGGCCCCGTTGATGCACGTGAGCACCTCCCGCGAGTGCTGCTCGCCGAGCGCGACGACGATGGCCTCCTTGTTCGGAAAGTACTGATAGAGGGAGCCGACGCTGATTCCCGCCATCTTCGCGATGGCGATCGTGGTCGCTCTCTCGTACCCATGCTTGGTCAGAACACGAATGGCGGCATCGAGAATCGAGGCCACCATGGCCTTCGAGCGATCCTGTCGCGGCTCCTTCCTCGGGGCGAACTTCGTTCGTGAGTGGCTCGTGCGGGGCATGGTCCTGAACGCGAATTGAAAATACGAATAAGAATTCGCATAGTCATCGCCATGAATTCAAGTCGTACCCAGGGCCGCGAGACGAACTACGATGTGATCATCGCGGGTGCAGGTCCGGTGGGGTTGTTCCTCGCATGTGAGCTGCGGCTCGCGAAGCTCGACGTGCTCGTGCTCGAACAGGCGGCCGATCCGAGCTCCCTCTTGAAGAAAATGCCCTTCGGACTCCGGGGGCTCTGGGGCCCGAGCATCGAGGCCCTCTATCGGCGCGGACTGTTGGACGCGTTCGCAGGGCCGCCGGTCGAGCGGGGCGGCAATCGCTTCAAGCTTCGCCGCTCCATCGCGGACACGAGCGGCCCCGCGGGTCACTTCGCGAGCATCGAGTTCGACTTCGCCCACATCGACTCGTCGCGCTGGCCGTACCGAATCCCAGGACCCGCGGACATGCAACTGGGCAGCGAAATGGGGCACATCGAGCACGTCTTCTCCGAGCGGGCTCGTGCGCTGGGGGTCGAGATCCATTTCGGACAGGGGGGCAGCGGGTTCGCGCAGTCGGAAACGGAGGTCGTCGTTCAGGCAGGCGAGCAGCGATATGTGGCGCGCTATCTCGTCGGCTGTGACGGCGGTCGCAGCACGGTTCGCAAGCACGGCGGCTTCGAGTTCGTCGGCACCGAGCCTGAGTTCACGGGCTATTCGGTTCACGTCGACCTCGCCGATCCGGCGGCGCTCCCGCTGGGCGCGCACATCACCGAGGCCGGCAGGTATCAGCAGTGGCAGCCGGGGTTCGTCGCTGCGTTCGACTTCGACGGCGGTGCGTTCCATCGCACCCAGCCGATCTCGATCGAACACATCCAGGCGATGCTGCGGCGCGTGTCGGGGAAGGACGTGACTGTCACCGCGCTTCACGTGGCGACGACGTGGACCGATCGCTCGATGCAGGCAACCACCTACCGCAAGGGGCGGGTGCTGCTCGCGGGCGACGCCGCGCACATTCACTCGCCGCTCGGTGGACAAGGGCTGAACCTCGGAATGGGCGATGCGATGAACCTCGGCTGGAAGCTCGCGGCAACGATTCGCGGCGACGGGCCGGCGGACTTGCTCGACAGTTATACGGCCGAGCGGCACCCCGTCGGCGAGCGCATCTTGGATTGGACCCGGGCACAGGTCGCGCTGATGCGGCCGAAGTCGAGTGCCCTCCAGGCCATCGTCCGGGACCTGATGAAGACCCGCGACGGCGCGACCTACTTCGCGGAGCGGCTCTGGGGGCTCTCGCTTCGATATGACCTCGGTGAAGCGCATCCGTTGGTGGGCCGGAGCTGCCCGGACTTTGAACTCGACGACGGCACGCGGCTCGGCGCGCTGTTGCGGGATGGCCAGGGAGTGCTGCTGGACTTCGACAGGCAGCTCGAGGGTCTCGAGGGCCGCTGGGGCGAGCGCGTGCAGTACGTGGCACGCAGCGCGAAGGCGCGCCTCGGAGTCTCCGCGGTGCTCGTGCGCCCAGATGGATTCGTCGCGTGGGCGGGTGACACGACGGCGACGCCCGAAGAGGTGACGCGTGCTGCCGCACGCTGGTTTGGCAATCCGGGCTGACGCGTGCGCGAGTACGATCTGATCGCGGATTGGTATGCCTCTCACCGCACCGGCGACCTGGGCGTCCCGGAAGTGACCGCGCTCGCGGCATCGCTTCCGACTGGAGCCTCGGTGCTCGACATCGGCTGCGGCACGGGCTTACCGCTGACGCGGGTGCTGTTGGAGCTGGGTTGCCAGGTGACGGGCGTGGATAGCTCTCGTGAGCTGGTGGCGCGATTTCAAGCGAACTTCCCCCACGTGCCAGTGCTGTGTGCCCCCATCCAGTCATGTGTGCTGCAGGAGCGGTCGTTCGACGCTGCGGTCGCGTGGGGCGTCTTGTTCCACCTGAGCCACGAAGAACAGGAGCAGGCGATCGCCCAGGTTGCGAGGGCATTGAAGTCTGGCGCCGCGTTCCTCTTCACGTCAGGCGACACCCACGGCTCCATCGATGGCGCTCCGATGAATGGCGTGCCGTTCCGCTATCACTCGTACAGCATCGATGGGTACCGCGACCTGCTGCGCGCGTACGGGCTCACGCTGGACGCGACGCACGCGGACTCAGGCGCGAACCGCTACTTCCTGTCGCGCAAGACCAGGTAGGAGGTACTGCGGACGTGCTTCAATGCCGCTTGTCGTCGCCGAACTGGACAATCAGCGCGCTCTTCTCACGGTCCTCTGGCGGGTAGATCACATCCACGACCGTGCCGGGAACCAGGAGGTGGAGAAGCTCCGGCTTGTACAGGAACCGGTGCTGAGACAGGAGCCAGTCTTCGCCCTGTCCCTCTTCGTGCACCAGGAACGTCACGTGAGTCCTGGGCATCATGCCACGGGAACCTGGCTCGCCTGTTCTGACTTCGCGCAACGTGGCCTTCACGCGCCGGCCATGGGTGAGAATGCGCTGGTAGGCCTCACGTTGCCGCTTGTCCCTGGCGATGATCCACCACGCGTATGCCCCAGTGGACACCGCCGAGATCGACCACACCCACAGCGTTTTCTCCCAACTCACGGCTGCCCCTCTCCTCAGAATCCGCCTGGGACCTTCCCATCCACACTCTCTGTCTTGCCAGGACAAACGAAGGTCACTGTGACGTGTCATGCCGGACTGGCAGGGCCGGGGCGGGGGGAGACCCGCCGGTCAATGGAACGCCGTTCCAGGTCTGTCAAGATGGGGCCATGGGAACGGCGAAGCGCGGGTCGGAGCGACGTGAGGATGCGCTCTCACGCGCGCGGATCATCGAAGCGGCGGTCGAGTTGCTCGATGACGAGGGCGAGAGCGGATTGACCTTCCGTGCGCTTGCCACGCGGCTTGCTACGGGGGCAGGAGCCATCTACTGGCACATCGCGAACAAGAACGAGCTACTCGCCCACGCGTATCCATTCGTCCGGAAGCTCGCGAC includes these proteins:
- a CDS encoding FAD-dependent monooxygenase, which produces MNSSRTQGRETNYDVIIAGAGPVGLFLACELRLAKLDVLVLEQAADPSSLLKKMPFGLRGLWGPSIEALYRRGLLDAFAGPPVERGGNRFKLRRSIADTSGPAGHFASIEFDFAHIDSSRWPYRIPGPADMQLGSEMGHIEHVFSERARALGVEIHFGQGGSGFAQSETEVVVQAGEQRYVARYLVGCDGGRSTVRKHGGFEFVGTEPEFTGYSVHVDLADPAALPLGAHITEAGRYQQWQPGFVAAFDFDGGAFHRTQPISIEHIQAMLRRVSGKDVTVTALHVATTWTDRSMQATTYRKGRVLLAGDAAHIHSPLGGQGLNLGMGDAMNLGWKLAATIRGDGPADLLDSYTAERHPVGERILDWTRAQVALMRPKSSALQAIVRDLMKTRDGATYFAERLWGLSLRYDLGEAHPLVGRSCPDFELDDGTRLGALLRDGQGVLLDFDRQLEGLEGRWGERVQYVARSAKARLGVSAVLVRPDGFVAWAGDTTATPEEVTRAAARWFGNPG
- a CDS encoding helix-turn-helix transcriptional regulator; the encoded protein is MGTAKRGSERREDALSRARIIEAAVELLDDEGESGLTFRALATRLATGAGAIYWHIANKNELLAHAYPFVRKLATHLPKHDDLAEFLAGIEPILTGIEASR
- a CDS encoding TetR/AcrR family transcriptional regulator; this encodes MVASILDAAIRVLTKHGYERATTIAIAKMAGISVGSLYQYFPNKEAIVVALGEQHSREVLTCINGAFVHDDADPRQTLQAVIQAALEAHRVNPKLHKVFKEEVPRRRIKSGPHTGDILMEKFVEFFEAHRAVLNGRTPQMAAFIVQTVIEALTHRAVLEPHDGLSVDDIAAEALELVTAYLFGPSRARKRGMGASRPIAP
- a CDS encoding class I SAM-dependent methyltransferase; the protein is MREYDLIADWYASHRTGDLGVPEVTALAASLPTGASVLDIGCGTGLPLTRVLLELGCQVTGVDSSRELVARFQANFPHVPVLCAPIQSCVLQERSFDAAVAWGVLFHLSHEEQEQAIAQVARALKSGAAFLFTSGDTHGSIDGAPMNGVPFRYHSYSIDGYRDLLRAYGLTLDATHADSGANRYFLSRKTR